The proteins below come from a single Microbacterium sp. SLBN-154 genomic window:
- a CDS encoding DUF2207 domain-containing protein — translation MTRGIRSRKTWRVRAALAVTAAIGLAGVTAGGPATAAISTDGEGVVVESLQAEYGITRAQNGVSALTVAETFVVRFPASGEGRGMRRDIAESSDGAARVLRLISVTDTDGAERPSEVDSSDGVSSMASIAPEGLRGTQTFVFTYTVDGVVTVGDGTRAQEVTWAIDGREGSPALGEVRATFRVPEGLVPSLEGEPRCLTGPQGSSRTCDLTVNPGQLGAVLIDVSAEDLAADETLTLVVGFAPGTFTAVGEDSGGWIGGALALTGAAALGVGAAGIVAVRRRRRDPRSRRPLAAKEPGSFGHEQRHS, via the coding sequence ATGACGCGCGGCATCCGCTCCCGGAAGACATGGCGCGTGCGGGCCGCGCTCGCCGTCACCGCTGCCATCGGACTCGCTGGCGTCACCGCCGGCGGCCCGGCCACGGCGGCGATCTCGACCGACGGCGAGGGTGTCGTCGTCGAGAGCCTGCAGGCCGAGTACGGGATCACACGGGCGCAGAACGGTGTCAGCGCCCTCACCGTCGCAGAGACCTTCGTCGTCAGGTTCCCGGCGTCCGGTGAGGGTCGCGGCATGCGCCGTGACATCGCCGAGTCTTCCGACGGTGCGGCACGGGTGCTCCGATTGATCTCGGTCACCGACACCGACGGGGCGGAGCGGCCGAGCGAGGTCGACAGCTCCGACGGGGTCTCCTCGATGGCATCGATCGCCCCGGAGGGCCTCCGCGGTACCCAGACGTTCGTCTTCACCTACACGGTGGACGGTGTCGTCACCGTCGGCGACGGTACCCGGGCGCAGGAGGTCACGTGGGCCATCGACGGACGGGAAGGCTCGCCGGCCCTGGGCGAGGTGCGTGCGACGTTCCGCGTGCCGGAGGGCCTCGTCCCTTCGCTCGAAGGCGAGCCTCGGTGTCTCACGGGGCCGCAAGGATCGTCGCGGACGTGCGACCTGACGGTGAACCCGGGCCAGCTCGGCGCGGTGCTGATCGACGTGTCCGCAGAAGACCTCGCGGCGGACGAGACCCTGACCCTCGTCGTCGGATTCGCCCCCGGCACCTTCACGGCCGTCGGCGAGGACTCGGGCGGGTGGATCGGTGGGGCGCTCGCGCTGACGGGGGCCGCGGCGCTCGGCGTGGGGGCAGCAGGGATCGTCGCGGTCCGCCGAAGGCGGCGAGACCCCCGCTCACGACGACCGCTCGCGGCGAAAGAGCCCGGCTCGTTCGGCCACGAGCAGCGCCACTCCTGA
- a CDS encoding FAD-binding domain-containing protein yields the protein MFPPTRAAGLEALADFVPRAGAAYARRRNVDTGPLRTNVSSLSPYIRHRLVTEGEVVAAVLGQHSLSAAEKFVQEVMWRTYWKGWLEQNPEVWRRYRRDVAELIAAGSADTPEYRDAVAGRTGIDAMDAWARELVETGYLHNHTRMWFASIWVFTLRLPWQLGADFFYRHLLDGDAASNTLSWRWVAGLQTVGKTYLATASNIERYTEGRFRPQGLATIAPALSEEPLPPRSPIPPGETAPAGERLGVLLHEEDLALDSLRGEHPWLDGGVVAVAACADADARSPWGASDTVRAFTAGALADGLERAAPGAAALAVGVDPPAAVVEWAVSEKVDTVVIPYAPVGPVAERMTGLRAALADRGIALRAARRDWDSLAWPHARRGFFPFRAEIPRLLAQQGIPASSRR from the coding sequence ATGTTCCCTCCCACGCGGGCTGCGGGTCTCGAAGCGCTGGCCGATTTCGTGCCGCGCGCCGGAGCCGCATACGCCCGCCGGCGGAATGTCGACACCGGTCCGCTCCGCACGAACGTGTCGTCGCTGTCTCCGTACATCCGGCACCGACTCGTGACCGAGGGCGAGGTGGTGGCGGCCGTGCTGGGGCAGCACAGCCTGTCGGCGGCCGAGAAGTTCGTGCAGGAGGTGATGTGGCGGACGTACTGGAAGGGGTGGCTCGAGCAGAACCCCGAGGTGTGGCGGCGATATCGACGTGACGTCGCCGAGCTCATCGCCGCCGGCAGCGCCGACACGCCGGAGTACCGCGACGCGGTCGCCGGACGCACCGGCATCGACGCGATGGACGCCTGGGCCCGCGAGCTCGTCGAGACCGGGTACCTCCACAATCACACCCGCATGTGGTTCGCCAGCATCTGGGTCTTCACCCTGCGCCTGCCCTGGCAGCTCGGGGCCGACTTCTTCTACCGGCACCTCCTCGATGGGGATGCCGCGTCGAACACGCTCTCATGGCGGTGGGTCGCCGGGCTCCAGACGGTCGGGAAGACCTACCTCGCCACCGCATCGAATATCGAGCGCTACACCGAAGGTCGATTCCGCCCACAGGGACTCGCCACCATCGCCCCGGCGCTCTCCGAGGAGCCGCTGCCCCCGCGCTCGCCGATCCCGCCGGGCGAGACGGCGCCGGCGGGCGAGCGGCTGGGAGTGCTGCTGCACGAGGAGGATCTCGCCCTCGACAGCCTTCGAGGTGAGCATCCGTGGCTCGACGGCGGAGTCGTCGCCGTCGCCGCGTGCGCAGATGCCGACGCTCGCTCACCGTGGGGCGCGTCGGACACCGTCCGCGCCTTCACCGCCGGCGCCCTCGCGGACGGCCTCGAGAGGGCGGCGCCGGGAGCCGCCGCGCTCGCCGTCGGCGTCGATCCGCCCGCCGCGGTGGTCGAGTGGGCGGTGTCCGAGAAGGTCGACACCGTCGTGATCCCGTACGCGCCGGTCGGTCCGGTGGCCGAGCGGATGACCGGGCTTCGCGCCGCCCTCGCCGACCGTGGCATCGCGCTGCGGGCGGCTCGACGTGACTGGGACTCACTCGCGTGGCCGCATGCCCGGCGCGGGTTCTTCCCCTTCCGCGCCGAGATCCCGCGGCTGCTGGCGCAGCAGGGCATTCCTGCGTCGTCGCGACGATGA
- a CDS encoding RNA-binding S4 domain-containing protein → MPDATPITDVSIGSEGIRLGQFLKFAGILDSGGDVKEAIIDGFVRVNDEVERRRGRQLQLGDIVTFEGRRVRVCV, encoded by the coding sequence ATGCCGGACGCGACGCCGATCACCGATGTCTCGATCGGCAGTGAGGGCATCCGCCTCGGGCAGTTTCTGAAGTTCGCCGGAATCCTCGACTCCGGTGGTGACGTCAAAGAGGCGATCATCGACGGGTTCGTGAGGGTGAACGACGAGGTGGAGCGCCGCCGAGGGCGGCAACTGCAGCTCGGTGACATCGTGACCTTCGAGGGACGACGGGTGCGCGTCTGCGTGTGA
- a CDS encoding MFS transporter, with translation MSETSQQGFTPTGTISTPKDRRRVVFATVVGTTVEWYDFFIYAQAAGLVFAQLFFAPLGETMGIILSFLTVGISFLFRPLGAFLAGHYGDKYGRRIVLVITLVLMGVATTLVGLLPTYAAIGVAAPILLIVLRILQGISAGGEWGGAVLMAVEHAPTRKRGLFGASPQIGVPIGLLLASGMMALMSVLAPGDAFLEWGWRVPFLFSIVLILVGYYIRRRVEESPVFVELAERKERTRTPIAQLFRKHALLVFIAALVFAGNNAVGYMTTGGYIQNYATNPEGPLAMERSSVLLAVTGSAVFWLVSTWVAGWLSDKIGRRTTYIGGWLLQLVGVFTLFPLVNTGDIGLLFTGLAILAIGLGFTYGQQAAYYAELFPASIRFSGVSISYAIGAILGGAFAPTIATALVQATGSTWSVALYLAGMTVLGLAATLVLRDRTGIPLGPDFEAEQAKSPIYGMAKS, from the coding sequence ATGAGCGAGACATCGCAGCAGGGGTTCACGCCCACCGGCACGATCAGCACACCGAAAGACCGCCGCCGCGTCGTGTTCGCCACCGTGGTGGGAACCACGGTCGAGTGGTACGACTTCTTCATCTACGCCCAGGCGGCCGGACTGGTCTTCGCCCAGCTGTTCTTCGCGCCGCTCGGCGAGACGATGGGCATCATCCTGTCGTTCCTGACGGTCGGGATCAGCTTCCTGTTCCGCCCGCTCGGAGCCTTCCTCGCCGGTCACTACGGAGACAAGTACGGGCGCCGGATCGTGCTCGTGATCACCCTCGTGCTCATGGGGGTCGCCACGACCCTCGTCGGCCTCCTGCCCACCTACGCGGCCATCGGCGTCGCCGCGCCCATCCTGCTCATCGTCCTGCGTATCCTGCAGGGCATCTCGGCGGGCGGCGAGTGGGGCGGCGCGGTGCTCATGGCCGTCGAGCACGCCCCCACGCGCAAGCGCGGGCTCTTCGGCGCGTCGCCGCAGATCGGCGTGCCGATCGGACTGCTCCTCGCGTCCGGGATGATGGCGCTGATGTCGGTCCTCGCCCCCGGGGACGCCTTCCTCGAGTGGGGGTGGCGCGTGCCGTTCCTCTTCTCGATCGTGCTCATCCTCGTCGGCTACTACATCCGTCGCCGCGTCGAGGAGAGCCCGGTCTTCGTCGAGCTGGCCGAGCGCAAGGAGCGCACCCGCACCCCCATCGCGCAGCTGTTCCGCAAGCACGCCCTGCTGGTCTTCATCGCCGCCCTCGTCTTCGCCGGCAACAACGCGGTCGGCTATATGACCACCGGTGGCTACATCCAGAATTACGCGACCAACCCCGAGGGCCCGCTGGCGATGGAGCGCAGCAGCGTGCTCCTCGCCGTCACCGGCTCCGCGGTGTTCTGGCTGGTCTCCACCTGGGTCGCCGGGTGGCTCAGCGACAAGATCGGTCGCCGCACGACGTACATCGGCGGCTGGCTCCTGCAGCTGGTGGGAGTGTTCACGCTGTTCCCCCTCGTGAACACGGGTGACATCGGCCTCCTCTTCACGGGGCTGGCGATCCTCGCCATCGGGCTCGGCTTCACCTACGGCCAGCAGGCGGCGTACTACGCAGAGCTGTTCCCGGCCTCCATCCGTTTCTCGGGAGTGTCGATCTCGTACGCGATCGGCGCCATTCTCGGAGGCGCGTTCGCCCCGACCATCGCGACGGCGCTGGTGCAGGCGACCGGATCCACCTGGTCGGTCGCCCTCTACCTCGCGGGGATGACGGTGCTCGGCCTCGCGGCGACGCTCGTGCTGCGCGACCGCACCGGCATCCCGCTCGGTCCTGACTTCGAGGCGGAGCAGGCCAAGAGTCCGATCTACGGGATGGCGAAGTCCTGA
- a CDS encoding fumarylacetoacetate hydrolase family protein, which produces MTDAADRRFSALPQRPGKIVAIHLSYASRADQRGRRPAAPSYFFKPSSSVAASGDTIERPAGTELLAFEAEVALIIGRDARRVGIDEAWAHVGWVTASNDFGLYDLRANDKGSNVRSKGRDGYTPLGPRLLAARDIDPGDLRVRAWVNGEPAQDDTSAGMIFPLAQLVADLSQHMTLERGDVILTGTPAGSSVVVPGDVVEVEVDAPNAPGAPSSGRLRTTVVQGEEGFDPGVGSLPAVDDRQRAEAWGSREAAGLGADPSSQLSPDLRAKLERTPVAGLSQQLRKRGLNNVTIDGVRPLHPGKKLVGRARTLRFVPNREDLFDSHGGGYNAQKRAFDAVGDGEVLVIEARGEAGSGTLGDILAIRAHARGAAGIVTDGGVRDVDAVAAVGIPVYTAGAHPAVLGRRHVPWDADLTIACGGTTVQPGDILVGDADGVIVIPPALVEDVVNAALDQEVEDGWIAEQVAQGHPVDGLFPLTGQWKERYLAWRATR; this is translated from the coding sequence ATGACGGATGCCGCCGATCGGCGCTTCTCCGCCCTCCCCCAGCGCCCGGGGAAGATCGTGGCGATCCATCTCAGCTACGCCTCGCGTGCCGACCAGCGCGGACGCCGGCCCGCAGCGCCGTCGTACTTCTTCAAGCCGTCGAGCTCTGTCGCCGCCTCCGGCGACACCATCGAGCGCCCGGCCGGCACCGAGCTGCTCGCCTTCGAGGCCGAGGTCGCGCTGATCATCGGCCGCGACGCCCGGCGCGTCGGCATCGATGAGGCCTGGGCGCACGTCGGATGGGTCACCGCATCCAACGACTTCGGTCTCTACGACCTGCGCGCGAATGACAAGGGATCGAACGTCCGCTCCAAGGGCCGCGACGGCTACACCCCGCTCGGCCCTCGACTCCTCGCCGCACGCGACATCGATCCGGGCGACCTCCGTGTCCGCGCCTGGGTGAACGGCGAGCCGGCTCAGGATGACACCAGCGCCGGGATGATCTTCCCCCTCGCCCAGCTCGTCGCCGATCTGTCTCAGCACATGACCCTCGAGCGCGGCGACGTCATCCTCACCGGGACACCGGCGGGGTCGTCGGTCGTCGTTCCCGGCGACGTCGTCGAGGTCGAGGTGGACGCCCCGAACGCACCCGGCGCCCCCTCCTCCGGCAGGCTGCGCACGACGGTCGTCCAGGGTGAAGAGGGGTTCGACCCCGGCGTCGGCTCCCTCCCCGCCGTCGACGACCGGCAGCGAGCCGAGGCGTGGGGCTCCCGCGAGGCTGCGGGGCTCGGCGCCGATCCGTCCTCGCAGCTCTCACCCGACCTGCGTGCCAAGCTCGAGCGCACCCCGGTCGCGGGGCTGTCGCAGCAGCTCCGCAAGCGGGGTCTGAACAACGTCACGATCGACGGCGTCCGCCCGCTCCACCCCGGAAAGAAGCTCGTGGGCCGGGCTCGCACCCTGCGCTTCGTTCCCAACAGAGAAGACCTCTTCGACAGCCACGGCGGCGGCTACAACGCCCAGAAGCGTGCGTTCGACGCGGTCGGCGACGGCGAGGTGCTCGTCATCGAAGCGCGCGGCGAGGCCGGGTCGGGCACGCTCGGCGACATCCTGGCCATCCGCGCGCACGCCCGCGGCGCAGCGGGCATCGTCACCGACGGCGGCGTCCGGGATGTCGACGCCGTGGCGGCGGTCGGCATTCCGGTCTACACCGCCGGCGCGCATCCCGCCGTGCTCGGCCGCCGCCACGTGCCGTGGGACGCCGACCTCACGATCGCGTGCGGCGGTACCACCGTCCAGCCCGGCGACATCCTCGTCGGCGACGCGGACGGCGTCATCGTGATCCCGCCGGCGCTGGTCGAAGACGTCGTCAACGCCGCCCTGGACCAGGAGGTCGAAGACGGCTGGATCGCCGAGCAGGTCGCCCAGGGGCATCCGGTCGACGGACTCTTCCCGCTCACCGGCCAGTGGAAGGAACGGTACCTCGCATGGCGCGCGACGAGGTGA
- a CDS encoding GntR family transcriptional regulator, with translation MARDEVITPAAGLSKSQRAYHWVKERISSQEFTPGYRLVLGTIAAELDMSVVPVREAIRQLEAEGLVTFERNVGARVSMVDDTQYRFSMQALSILEGTATALAARRLSIDDIRHARQVNERMIESLADFDPRSFTRLNQEFHATLYGKCANPRMLELVEAEWGRLGHLRDSTFSFVPGRAQESVQEHENILRLIETGAPLGEIEKAARRHRSATLDAYMIHEHPDETLGLPAF, from the coding sequence ATGGCGCGCGACGAGGTGATCACCCCGGCGGCGGGCCTCAGCAAATCGCAGCGCGCCTATCACTGGGTGAAGGAGCGGATCTCCTCGCAGGAGTTCACTCCCGGGTATCGGCTGGTGCTGGGCACCATCGCCGCCGAGCTCGACATGAGCGTGGTGCCGGTGCGCGAAGCCATCCGGCAGCTCGAAGCCGAGGGGCTCGTGACCTTCGAGCGCAACGTGGGGGCGCGGGTCTCGATGGTCGACGACACGCAGTACCGGTTCAGCATGCAGGCCCTGTCGATCCTGGAAGGCACCGCGACGGCGTTGGCCGCGCGGCGGTTGAGCATCGACGACATCCGTCATGCCCGGCAGGTCAACGAGCGGATGATCGAATCGCTCGCCGACTTCGACCCGCGCTCCTTCACCCGCTTGAACCAGGAGTTCCACGCCACGCTCTACGGCAAGTGCGCGAATCCGAGGATGCTCGAGCTCGTCGAAGCCGAGTGGGGACGCCTCGGGCACCTGCGCGACTCGACCTTCAGCTTCGTCCCCGGCCGCGCGCAGGAGTCCGTGCAGGAGCACGAGAACATCCTCCGGCTCATCGAGACCGGTGCACCCCTGGGCGAGATCGAGAAGGCTGCACGCCGCCACCGTTCGGCCACGCTCGATGCCTACATGATCCACGAACACCCCGACGAGACCCTCGGCCTCCCGGCCTTCTGA
- the hpaE gene encoding 5-carboxymethyl-2-hydroxymuconate semialdehyde dehydrogenase, whose translation MTDTAARTAERHVPADLPGHIQHYIGGEFVDSIDGATFDVLDPVSNETYLTAAAGKKADIDRAVAAARIAFTEGPWPRMLPRERSRILHRIADIVESRDARLAELESFDSGLPITQALGQARRAAENFRFFADLIVAQADDTYKVPGRQINYVNRKPIGVAGLITPWNTPFMLESWKLGPALATGNTVVLKPAEFTPLSASLWAGIFEEAGLPTGVFNLVNGLGEEAGDALVKHPDVPLISFTGESRTGQIIFGNAAPHLKGLSMELGGKSPAVVFADADLDAAIDATIFGVFSLNGERCTAGSRILVEREIYDEFVERYAAQAKRVRVGHPHDPRTEVGALVHPEHFAKVMGYIEIGKTEGRLVAGGGRPEGFEMGNFVEPTVFADVAPDARIFQEEIFGPVVAITPFDTEEEALELANGVKYGLAAYIWTNDLKRAHNFSQSVEAGMVWLNSNNVRDLRTPFGGVKASGLGHEGGYRSIDFYTDQQAVHITLGAVHNPTFGKEA comes from the coding sequence ATGACAGACACCGCTGCGCGCACCGCCGAGCGCCATGTGCCCGCCGATCTGCCCGGCCACATCCAGCACTACATCGGCGGCGAATTCGTCGACTCGATCGACGGCGCGACCTTCGATGTGCTCGACCCGGTCTCGAACGAGACCTACCTGACCGCGGCGGCCGGGAAGAAGGCCGACATCGATCGTGCCGTCGCCGCCGCGCGCATCGCGTTCACGGAGGGACCGTGGCCGAGGATGCTACCGCGCGAGCGTTCGCGGATCCTTCACCGCATCGCCGACATCGTCGAGTCGCGCGACGCCCGCCTCGCCGAACTCGAATCCTTCGATTCGGGACTGCCGATCACCCAGGCTCTCGGCCAGGCTCGCCGCGCGGCGGAGAACTTCCGCTTCTTCGCCGACCTGATCGTCGCGCAGGCCGACGACACCTATAAGGTTCCGGGGCGCCAGATCAACTACGTCAACCGCAAGCCGATCGGGGTCGCCGGTCTCATCACGCCGTGGAACACGCCGTTCATGCTCGAGTCGTGGAAGCTCGGCCCGGCCCTCGCGACGGGCAACACCGTCGTGCTCAAGCCCGCCGAGTTCACGCCGCTCTCGGCGTCACTGTGGGCGGGCATCTTCGAGGAGGCGGGCCTGCCGACAGGCGTGTTCAACCTCGTCAACGGTCTCGGCGAGGAGGCCGGAGACGCGCTGGTGAAGCATCCCGACGTGCCGCTGATCTCCTTCACCGGCGAGAGCCGCACCGGGCAGATCATCTTCGGCAACGCGGCGCCCCACCTCAAGGGCCTCTCGATGGAGCTCGGTGGCAAGTCGCCCGCCGTCGTCTTCGCCGACGCCGACCTCGACGCCGCCATCGACGCGACGATCTTCGGCGTGTTCTCGCTGAACGGCGAGCGCTGCACCGCCGGCTCCCGCATCCTCGTCGAGCGGGAGATCTACGACGAGTTCGTCGAGCGGTACGCCGCCCAGGCGAAGAGGGTCCGGGTCGGCCACCCGCATGATCCACGCACCGAGGTGGGCGCGCTCGTGCACCCCGAGCACTTCGCCAAGGTCATGGGCTACATCGAGATCGGCAAGACCGAGGGGCGCCTCGTCGCCGGTGGGGGCCGCCCCGAGGGTTTCGAGATGGGCAACTTCGTCGAGCCGACGGTGTTCGCCGATGTCGCGCCGGACGCGCGGATCTTCCAGGAGGAGATCTTCGGCCCCGTGGTCGCGATCACCCCCTTCGACACCGAGGAAGAGGCGCTCGAGCTCGCGAACGGCGTGAAGTACGGCCTGGCGGCGTACATCTGGACGAACGACCTCAAGCGAGCCCATAACTTCTCGCAGTCCGTGGAAGCCGGCATGGTGTGGCTGAACTCCAACAACGTCCGCGACCTCCGCACCCCCTTCGGCGGGGTCAAGGCCTCCGGCCTCGGACATGAGGGCGGGTACCGCTCGATCGACTTCTACACCGATCAGCAGGCCGTGCACATCACGCTCGGCGCCGTCCACAACCCCACCTTCGGCAAGGAAGCCTGA
- the hpaD gene encoding 3,4-dihydroxyphenylacetate 2,3-dioxygenase, with product MSHRDRMTLTSSGFWVGQEAPIQSANPIPTPASPAPDILRCAYMELVVTDLAASREFYVDVLGLHVTEEDDEAIYLRSTEEFIHHNLVLRRGPIAAVAAFSYRVRSADDLDKAVAFYSELGCDVRREPNGFTRGIGDSVRVIDPLGFPYEFFFATEHVERLSWRYDLHSPGELVRLDHFNQVTPDVPRAVNFMQSLGFRVTEDIQDEEGTVYAAWMRRKPTVHDTAMTGGDGPRMHHVCFATHEKHNILAICDKLGALRLSDRIERGPGRHGVSNAFYLYLRDPDGHRVEVYTQDYYTGDPDNPVVTWDVHDNQRRDWWGNPVVPSWYTEASLVLDLDGNPQPVVARTDSSEMAVTIGADGFSYTRAPARGDGEFKLGNQL from the coding sequence ATGAGCCATCGCGACCGCATGACCCTGACCTCCTCCGGTTTCTGGGTGGGCCAGGAGGCGCCGATCCAGTCGGCGAACCCGATCCCCACCCCGGCTTCGCCGGCGCCCGACATCCTGCGCTGCGCGTACATGGAGCTCGTCGTCACCGACCTCGCCGCATCCCGGGAGTTCTATGTCGACGTGCTCGGCCTGCACGTGACGGAGGAGGACGACGAGGCGATCTACCTCCGGTCGACCGAGGAGTTCATCCACCACAACCTCGTGCTGCGTCGAGGCCCGATCGCCGCGGTGGCCGCGTTCTCCTACCGCGTGCGCTCGGCCGACGACCTCGACAAGGCCGTGGCGTTCTACTCCGAGCTCGGGTGCGATGTGCGGCGCGAGCCGAACGGGTTCACCCGGGGCATCGGGGACTCGGTGCGGGTGATCGACCCGCTGGGCTTCCCCTACGAGTTCTTCTTCGCCACCGAGCACGTCGAGCGTCTCTCGTGGCGCTACGACCTGCACAGCCCGGGCGAGCTCGTGCGTCTGGACCACTTCAACCAGGTCACCCCCGACGTGCCCCGTGCGGTGAACTTCATGCAGTCCCTCGGGTTCCGCGTCACCGAAGACATCCAGGACGAGGAAGGCACGGTGTACGCCGCCTGGATGCGACGCAAGCCCACCGTGCACGACACGGCGATGACCGGCGGAGACGGCCCCCGCATGCACCACGTCTGCTTCGCCACGCACGAGAAGCACAACATCCTCGCGATCTGCGACAAGCTCGGCGCCCTGCGCCTGTCCGACCGGATCGAGCGAGGGCCGGGCCGCCACGGCGTCTCGAACGCCTTCTACCTGTACCTGCGCGACCCCGACGGGCACCGCGTCGAGGTGTACACCCAGGACTACTACACCGGCGACCCGGACAACCCCGTGGTCACCTGGGACGTACACGACAACCAGCGCCGCGACTGGTGGGGAAACCCCGTCGTGCCGTCCTGGTACACCGAGGCCTCACTCGTGCTCGACCTCGACGGCAACCCGCAGCCGGTCGTCGCCCGCACGGACTCGTCCGAGATGGCGGTGACCATCGGCGCCGACGGGTTCTCGTACACCCGGGCACCGGCGCGGGGCGACGGCGAGTTCAAGCTCGGCAATCAGTTGTGA
- a CDS encoding 2-keto-4-pentenoate hydratase, whose product MLPADTIAQIAAELAEADRTNGVIPRITARYPDATVEDSYAIQGVWRDRNIAAGRRLVGRKIGLTSKAMQEATGISEPDYGVMFDDTVYRSGAEIDASRFSNVRIEVELAFVLGRPLHGPDCTLDDALAAIDYAVPALEVLNSHIELEGRTIVDTISDNAAYGAMVLGDVRKRPDEIDLRWVPGVLSRNGEIVETGVAAGVLGHPATGVAWLANKFHQHGARLEAGEIILAGSFTRPMWVSAGDDVLCDYGPMGEIACRFV is encoded by the coding sequence ATGCTGCCTGCTGACACCATCGCGCAGATCGCCGCGGAGCTCGCCGAGGCCGACCGCACGAACGGCGTGATCCCCCGGATCACCGCGCGCTACCCCGACGCGACCGTCGAAGACTCCTACGCGATCCAGGGCGTCTGGAGAGACCGCAACATCGCCGCAGGACGCCGCCTGGTGGGCCGCAAGATCGGTCTCACCTCCAAGGCCATGCAGGAGGCGACAGGGATCAGCGAGCCCGACTACGGTGTGATGTTCGACGACACGGTCTACCGCTCCGGTGCGGAGATCGACGCGTCGCGATTCTCCAATGTGCGCATCGAGGTCGAACTCGCCTTCGTGCTCGGCCGCCCCCTCCACGGGCCCGACTGCACGCTCGACGACGCGCTCGCAGCGATCGATTACGCCGTACCCGCCCTCGAGGTGTTGAACTCGCACATCGAGCTGGAGGGCCGCACCATCGTGGACACGATCTCCGACAACGCCGCCTACGGCGCGATGGTGCTCGGCGACGTGCGCAAGCGTCCCGATGAGATCGACCTGCGGTGGGTGCCCGGAGTGCTCTCGCGCAACGGCGAGATCGTCGAGACCGGCGTCGCCGCCGGCGTGCTCGGGCATCCCGCCACCGGCGTCGCGTGGCTGGCGAACAAGTTCCACCAGCATGGCGCGCGCTTGGAGGCGGGAGAGATCATCCTCGCCGGGTCGTTCACCCGACCGATGTGGGTCAGCGCCGGCGACGACGTGCTGTGCGACTACGGGCCGATGGGAGAGATCGCATGCCGCTTCGTCTGA
- a CDS encoding HpcH/HpaI aldolase family protein — translation MPLRLNPTFRAALAASDRPLAGIWVCTGSPLVAEICAGSGLDWTLIDMEHAPHSLESVLAQLQAVAAYPITPVVRVPSNDAVVIKQVLDLGAQNILVPMVSSAADAESAVSAVRYPPRGRRGVGSALGRSARWNRVDGYLADADAHVSLIVQVETAAGVDAAGEIAAVDGVDGVFVGPSDLAASLGVLGQQTHPDVIAAVHRTFEAVRGEGKPVGVNAFDPEAAQSYLEAGASFVLVAADVSILARSSEALAARWSPAAIAETERASY, via the coding sequence ATGCCGCTTCGTCTGAATCCGACCTTCCGCGCCGCACTCGCGGCATCCGATCGACCGCTTGCAGGAATCTGGGTGTGCACGGGCTCGCCGCTCGTGGCCGAGATCTGCGCCGGGTCGGGGCTGGACTGGACGCTCATCGACATGGAGCACGCCCCCCACAGTCTCGAGTCGGTGCTCGCGCAGCTGCAGGCCGTCGCCGCGTACCCCATCACCCCTGTCGTCCGCGTGCCGAGCAACGACGCGGTCGTCATCAAGCAGGTGCTCGACCTCGGTGCGCAGAACATCCTCGTGCCGATGGTGTCGTCCGCGGCGGACGCGGAGTCCGCGGTCTCGGCCGTGCGCTACCCCCCGCGCGGTCGTCGCGGTGTCGGCTCGGCGCTCGGGCGCTCCGCCCGGTGGAACAGGGTCGACGGCTACCTCGCCGATGCCGACGCACACGTGTCGCTGATCGTGCAAGTGGAGACGGCGGCCGGCGTCGACGCGGCGGGTGAGATCGCGGCCGTCGACGGCGTCGACGGCGTCTTCGTCGGTCCGAGCGACCTCGCCGCGTCGCTCGGCGTGCTCGGGCAGCAGACGCATCCCGATGTGATCGCCGCCGTGCACCGCACGTTCGAGGCGGTGCGAGGGGAAGGTAAGCCGGTCGGTGTGAATGCCTTCGACCCGGAAGCGGCGCAGTCATACCTCGAGGCCGGCGCGTCCTTCGTGCTCGTGGCCGCCGATGTGTCGATCCTCGCCCGCAGCTCCGAAGCACTCGCGGCGCGATGGTCGCCGGCGGCGATCGCGGAGACGGAGCGCGCCAGCTACTGA